From Saprospiraceae bacterium, one genomic window encodes:
- a CDS encoding outer membrane beta-barrel protein yields the protein MRVYKYLIIGLLTPFFNDLSIAQSSNWQITGFVTDTTSGPLALASLMVLHPQDSTLVTFAQADQKGHFIIKNLKSTSYLLKITYVGFLPKNIPVSRPGGESILELGQIKMLEISKELFEVVIKTAKAPMTIRGDTIEYDATKFKVPKGSTVEDLLRRLPGMEVSADGTISTEGQEIRKVTVDGRKFFGGDPKSATKNLPAEGISKVQLFTEETEEKKLTGVSSAPPEKMINLTLKDEFKNGSFGKLIAGAGSSERTELKGNFNKFNESMQFSFIGSANNTGRNGLGWDDYQDFRGNQSFNWNDLSDFGFGGGGDFGNYSFEDEGSISGSFFGGRQSGLPKNGSGGLNYTWFNDKTEINSVYFYNFNELFAQAIRTQENYLPDQYFKNNDSTTRINRNMGHQALFRGEHKFDSMHTLVINLNGQLSNRLNDHFGNLQYSKANDIISNLTQFDNTGETNSISGNGSAVFRKKYKNKGRSSGISAALSRFDGHLFNEIASDNNFFIIASVFDSLYSIRQTNETSNQNLLIKSSIMHVEPIGNKFFSQTFYNFSQRREESDRDVFDLQDQIEIKNDFLSRDYSNLIQTQRLGTSLRYSHQGTNVSIGLARQIFNLNGEFNGGVTNTIDRQFQNWIPNLSFNNSTRKNQYLHAFYSVNAREPRIQDLQPIIDNSNPLYIRIGNPALIPQIDHRIGLGLRKNNPINFTNFNINVNGNFSDNQFVLEQNVDSNLVTTARIINYKGMKSAGSGLGFGFPIVKTKISLQLSYNFNISESFALVNGFENETFSIANSGFANLNITPNESISAFLSTRFSLTNTKYSIESSQNQQILTQNFSANLNAKLFWGILASANLNYDRFINERFNFNQEVPILNATVYKIFGKKNQFEIRISVYDIFNRNLGVNLVANGNIVSETRTTTLKRYGLLSFTYNIRGINYKVNQQNYHFH from the coding sequence ATGAGAGTCTATAAATACCTGATCATTGGCTTACTTACTCCATTTTTTAATGATCTAAGCATTGCACAATCTTCCAACTGGCAAATCACAGGCTTTGTTACGGATACCACTTCCGGCCCCCTGGCATTGGCCTCCTTAATGGTCCTTCATCCACAAGACAGCACTCTGGTCACATTTGCACAAGCAGACCAAAAAGGCCATTTTATTATTAAAAATTTAAAATCCACATCCTATTTATTAAAAATTACATACGTTGGATTTTTACCTAAAAATATTCCAGTCTCACGTCCGGGTGGTGAATCCATTCTGGAATTGGGTCAAATCAAAATGCTGGAAATATCAAAAGAACTGTTTGAGGTCGTGATAAAAACAGCGAAAGCTCCTATGACCATCCGGGGCGATACGATCGAATATGACGCAACCAAGTTTAAGGTGCCCAAAGGCTCTACCGTTGAAGATCTGTTGAGAAGACTTCCAGGTATGGAAGTCAGTGCAGATGGTACCATTTCAACGGAAGGGCAGGAAATCAGAAAAGTAACAGTTGATGGCAGAAAATTTTTTGGTGGAGATCCAAAATCAGCTACCAAAAATCTTCCGGCAGAAGGTATTTCCAAAGTCCAATTATTTACTGAAGAAACGGAAGAAAAAAAATTGACAGGTGTAAGTTCTGCTCCACCGGAAAAAATGATAAATCTAACCCTAAAGGATGAGTTTAAAAATGGATCCTTTGGAAAACTAATTGCAGGAGCAGGAAGCTCTGAAAGAACAGAACTAAAAGGTAATTTCAATAAATTCAATGAGTCCATGCAGTTTAGCTTTATCGGAAGCGCAAACAATACAGGAAGAAACGGCTTAGGCTGGGACGATTATCAGGATTTTAGAGGCAACCAGTCTTTTAATTGGAACGACCTGTCGGATTTTGGTTTTGGCGGTGGAGGAGATTTTGGGAATTATTCATTTGAAGATGAAGGTTCCATTTCTGGAAGTTTTTTTGGTGGCCGCCAATCTGGATTACCAAAAAATGGTTCTGGTGGTTTAAACTATACCTGGTTTAATGACAAAACTGAGATAAACAGCGTCTATTTTTACAATTTCAATGAATTATTTGCACAAGCCATCCGAACTCAAGAAAATTATTTGCCTGATCAATATTTTAAAAACAACGACTCCACCACCAGGATTAATAGAAATATGGGTCACCAAGCCTTGTTTAGAGGAGAACATAAATTTGATAGCATGCATACCCTGGTGATTAATCTGAATGGCCAACTATCCAATCGTCTTAATGATCATTTTGGAAATTTACAATACTCAAAAGCCAATGATATCATTTCCAATTTAACCCAATTTGACAATACTGGAGAAACAAATTCGATCAGTGGAAATGGTTCCGCAGTCTTCCGAAAAAAATATAAAAACAAAGGCAGAAGCTCAGGAATCAGCGCGGCGCTCTCGCGATTTGATGGACATTTGTTTAATGAAATTGCATCTGACAACAATTTCTTTATCATTGCAAGTGTTTTTGATTCACTTTACTCCATCCGACAAACCAACGAAACCTCCAATCAAAATCTTCTGATCAAATCCAGCATCATGCATGTGGAGCCTATTGGCAATAAATTCTTTTCTCAAACCTTCTACAATTTTAGCCAAAGAAGGGAAGAATCGGATAGAGATGTTTTTGATCTTCAGGATCAAATTGAAATTAAAAATGATTTCCTGTCAAGAGATTATTCCAATTTAATACAGACACAAAGACTTGGAACATCCTTGCGCTATTCCCATCAGGGCACCAATGTTTCTATAGGTCTTGCGCGACAAATATTCAATCTGAACGGTGAATTTAATGGTGGTGTGACCAATACCATTGATCGACAATTCCAAAACTGGATTCCAAATTTAAGTTTTAACAACAGCACCAGAAAAAACCAATATTTGCATGCCTTCTATTCTGTGAATGCGAGAGAACCGAGAATCCAAGATTTACAACCTATTATTGACAACAGCAATCCACTCTACATCAGAATTGGAAATCCGGCACTTATTCCACAGATTGATCATAGAATTGGTTTGGGGTTAAGAAAAAACAATCCTATCAATTTTACCAACTTTAACATAAATGTGAATGGAAATTTCTCTGACAACCAATTTGTGCTGGAACAAAACGTGGACAGTAACCTGGTAACTACAGCGAGGATCATCAATTACAAAGGAATGAAAAGTGCAGGTAGCGGACTGGGTTTTGGATTCCCTATTGTAAAAACGAAAATAAGTTTACAGCTTTCTTACAATTTCAATATTTCTGAATCATTTGCATTGGTCAACGGTTTTGAAAATGAGACATTCTCAATTGCCAATAGCGGATTTGCAAATTTAAATATTACACCCAATGAATCAATCAGTGCATTTTTATCCACAAGATTCTCTTTGACCAATACAAAGTATTCAATTGAATCGAGTCAAAACCAACAAATCTTAACCCAAAATTTTAGCGCCAATCTAAATGCAAAACTATTTTGGGGAATTCTTGCCAGCGCCAATCTTAACTATGACCGGTTTATAAACGAACGGTTCAACTTTAACCAAGAGGTGCCTATACTGAATGCAACTGTATATAAAATTTTTGGCAAAAAAAATCAATTTGAAATTAGGATCTCAGTATATGATATCTTCAATCGAAACTTGGGTGTTAATCTCGTCGCAAACGGTAACATCGTTTCAGAAACCAGGACTACTACTTTGAAGAGATATGGCCTCTTAAGTTTTACCTACAATATACGCGGGATCAATTATAAAGTGAATCAGCAAAACTACCACTTTCATTAA
- a CDS encoding F0F1 ATP synthase subunit beta: MANIGRVSQIIGPVVDVSFSGDDSRLPEIYNALCIKREGKEDLILEVQQHLGEDSVRTVAMDSTDGLTRGAEAVDLETTIAMPVGDYIKGRLFNVVGQAIDGLGEVSKSHTYSIHKKPPTYEDLSTENEVLYTGIKVIDLIEPYSKGGKIGLFGGAGVGKTVLIQELINNIAKGYGGLSVFAGVGERTREGNDLLREMIEAGIIKYGDKFLHSMEEGGWDLSAVDKEGLLDSKATFIFGQMNEPPGARARVALSGLTVAEYFRDGDLNDPAGGKDILFFIDNIFRFTQAGSEVSALLGRMPSAVGYQPTLATEMGLMQERITSTKRGSITSVQAVYVPADDLTDPAPATTFAHLDATTVLSRKIASLGIYPAVDPLDSTSRILDPLVIGELHYNTAQRVKNILQRYNELLDIIAILGMEELSEEDKLVVHRARRVQRFLSQPFHVAEQFTGIKGVFVPIDETIRGFNMIMDGEVDEYPEAAFNLVGTIDEAIEKGKKILAEANN; the protein is encoded by the coding sequence ATGGCAAATATAGGTCGAGTTAGTCAAATTATTGGTCCTGTTGTGGACGTGTCTTTTTCAGGAGACGATTCCAGACTTCCTGAAATATACAATGCATTGTGCATCAAAAGGGAAGGCAAAGAAGATTTGATCCTTGAGGTTCAACAACACCTTGGAGAAGACAGCGTAAGGACTGTTGCGATGGATTCTACGGATGGTCTGACCAGAGGTGCTGAGGCTGTTGACTTAGAAACTACGATTGCGATGCCTGTTGGAGATTATATCAAGGGCCGTTTGTTTAACGTCGTTGGCCAGGCGATCGATGGTTTGGGAGAAGTTTCCAAATCACACACCTATTCAATCCACAAAAAACCACCTACTTACGAAGACCTTTCGACGGAGAACGAGGTGCTTTACACTGGAATCAAAGTCATCGATTTGATCGAACCCTATTCAAAAGGTGGTAAAATCGGTCTATTTGGAGGGGCTGGCGTTGGTAAAACCGTATTGATCCAGGAACTTATCAACAACATTGCAAAAGGCTATGGAGGTCTATCTGTGTTTGCCGGGGTGGGAGAAAGGACCCGTGAAGGAAATGACCTTCTGCGAGAAATGATAGAAGCGGGTATTATCAAATACGGTGATAAGTTCCTGCATTCCATGGAAGAAGGAGGCTGGGACCTGTCTGCGGTCGACAAGGAAGGATTGTTGGACTCCAAAGCCACTTTCATCTTTGGTCAGATGAATGAACCTCCCGGTGCACGCGCCAGGGTGGCACTTTCCGGCTTAACTGTAGCAGAATATTTTCGCGACGGAGACTTAAATGATCCTGCAGGTGGTAAAGACATTCTGTTTTTTATTGACAATATTTTCCGCTTTACACAAGCAGGTTCTGAGGTGTCAGCCCTTTTGGGTCGTATGCCATCTGCGGTGGGTTATCAACCGACGCTTGCTACCGAGATGGGTTTGATGCAAGAAAGGATTACCTCTACCAAGAGAGGATCCATTACTTCGGTACAAGCCGTGTATGTACCGGCCGATGACTTGACCGACCCGGCACCCGCGACCACCTTTGCGCACCTTGACGCCACCACGGTATTGAGCAGAAAGATTGCCTCATTGGGAATTTACCCTGCTGTTGATCCTTTGGATTCCACATCCAGGATTTTGGATCCACTCGTCATTGGTGAGCTGCATTACAACACTGCTCAAAGGGTTAAAAATATTTTGCAGCGATACAATGAGTTGTTGGATATTATTGCCATTCTTGGAATGGAGGAATTGTCTGAAGAAGACAAGTTGGTAGTGCACAGAGCCAGAAGAGTTCAGAGATTTTTGTCACAGCCATTCCACGTTGCCGAGCAATTTACAGGAATCAAAGGTGTTTTTGTTCCAATTGATGAAACCATCCGCGGATTTAACATGATCATGGATGGAGAAGTGGATGAGTATCCGGAAGCGGCATTTAATCTGGTAGGAACCATTGATGAGGCCATCGAAAAAGGTAAGAAAATCTTAGCAGAAGCCAATAATTAA
- a CDS encoding F0F1 ATP synthase subunit epsilon, with protein MHVTILTPETQIFEGEAKAIVMPGLDGKFEVLDRHAPMISALSRGKIVLTDTKGVKHQFEIKNGFAEILKNEASILVRV; from the coding sequence ATGCATGTAACCATCCTCACACCAGAAACCCAGATTTTTGAAGGAGAAGCCAAAGCCATCGTGATGCCGGGTCTCGATGGAAAGTTTGAGGTGCTAGACAGACACGCTCCAATGATCTCTGCCCTTTCAAGGGGAAAGATCGTGCTGACAGATACAAAAGGTGTAAAACACCAGTTTGAAATCAAGAATGGTTTCGCTGAAATTCTAAAAAACGAAGCCAGTATTTTGGTGAGGGTTTAA
- the rlmN gene encoding 23S rRNA (adenine(2503)-C(2))-methyltransferase RlmN translates to MEPKPKMNILECENEFLSSLLLEQGFEKYRPAQIQDWLWVKAVRNFDQMTNLSKAQREFLKERFDIGGLQIDKIQNSLDGTIKIRFLLKDHLKIESVLIPVEDDKRYTVCVSSQAGCSLTCSFCATGKMGLLRQLSVAEIFDQFIQVNTICKERYGQGLSNIVFMGMGEPLLNYKNVIGAIRRLITHQQISSKRITLSTAGIAKMIKKLADENLSINLALSLHAANDEKRNEIMPINSHNNLTALLDALKYYHRKTGNKISYEYIAFDHYNDSDQDAKNLVKLCSHFPVMVNIIEYNPIPGVDYIKSSENRLDQFARLVRRHGVMITVRKSRGKDIDAACGQLANQE, encoded by the coding sequence ATGGAGCCTAAGCCCAAAATGAATATTCTTGAATGTGAGAATGAATTCCTCTCTTCTTTGCTTTTGGAGCAGGGTTTTGAGAAATACCGACCTGCACAGATTCAAGATTGGCTTTGGGTGAAAGCAGTGAGAAACTTTGATCAAATGACCAATTTGAGCAAAGCCCAACGCGAATTTTTAAAGGAGCGTTTTGACATCGGTGGACTTCAAATTGATAAAATACAAAACAGTCTGGACGGTACCATAAAAATCAGATTCTTGCTCAAGGACCATCTTAAAATAGAATCTGTGCTGATTCCGGTAGAGGATGACAAAAGATACACCGTATGTGTTTCATCGCAAGCTGGATGCAGTTTGACCTGTAGTTTTTGTGCAACCGGAAAGATGGGATTGCTCAGACAGCTAAGCGTGGCAGAAATTTTTGATCAGTTTATCCAGGTAAATACCATCTGCAAGGAGCGTTATGGACAGGGACTTTCCAATATTGTATTTATGGGCATGGGCGAACCATTGCTGAACTATAAGAATGTCATTGGTGCGATTCGGCGGTTGATCACCCATCAGCAGATTTCTTCCAAAAGGATTACGCTTTCCACGGCAGGAATCGCCAAGATGATTAAAAAACTGGCAGATGAAAATTTATCCATCAACCTGGCTCTCTCTCTGCATGCTGCCAACGATGAAAAGAGAAATGAAATCATGCCCATCAATTCGCACAACAACTTGACTGCTTTATTGGATGCACTAAAATATTACCACCGAAAAACAGGTAATAAGATTAGTTACGAATATATTGCCTTTGATCATTACAATGATTCTGATCAGGATGCCAAGAATCTGGTCAAATTGTGTAGTCATTTTCCTGTGATGGTAAATATTATTGAATACAATCCCATTCCCGGAGTCGATTATATCAAATCTTCCGAGAACCGACTGGATCAATTTGCCAGATTGGTAAGACGACATGGTGTGATGATCACGGTTCGAAAGAGCAGAGGCAAGGATATTGATGCGGCATGTGGACAATTGGCCAATCAGGAATAA
- the lipA gene encoding lipoyl synthase — MIDLPIVSSQVSGTPRKPEWLRVKLPYGEEYRKVRRLVDEYKLHTICQSGNCPNMGECWGAGTATFMILGDVCTRSCSFCAVKTGRPPEYDTDEPIRVAEAIRLMGVKHAVITSVNRDELPDRGAEIWHQTIVAVKQLSPQTTIESLIPDVKANWTALDRMISAGQEVVSHNMETVERLYRLVRPQAKYQRSLEQIKRTKDYGKRTKTGIMLGLGETKEELAKAMDDLLAHGCEILTLGQYLQPTKMHLEVKEFVHPDVFSEYREMGISKGFLYVESGPLVRSSYHAERHLI; from the coding sequence ATGATTGATCTTCCGATTGTCTCTTCACAGGTTTCAGGTACTCCGCGCAAACCTGAATGGCTTAGGGTAAAACTTCCTTATGGGGAAGAATATCGCAAAGTGAGGCGATTGGTTGATGAATACAAATTACACACAATCTGTCAGAGCGGCAACTGTCCCAATATGGGAGAATGTTGGGGAGCAGGTACCGCTACTTTTATGATCTTGGGAGATGTATGCACCCGTTCCTGTAGCTTTTGTGCGGTCAAAACGGGTCGTCCTCCGGAATACGATACCGATGAACCCATCCGTGTAGCAGAAGCCATCAGACTAATGGGGGTAAAACATGCCGTCATTACTTCTGTCAACAGGGATGAGCTGCCGGACCGGGGAGCAGAAATCTGGCATCAAACCATCGTTGCCGTCAAACAGTTGAGTCCACAAACCACCATCGAAAGCCTGATCCCTGATGTAAAGGCCAACTGGACTGCGTTGGATCGAATGATCAGTGCCGGACAAGAAGTGGTCTCTCACAATATGGAAACGGTAGAACGACTGTATCGTCTGGTCAGACCCCAGGCCAAATATCAACGCAGTCTTGAGCAAATCAAAAGAACCAAAGATTATGGCAAGCGCACCAAAACAGGTATTATGCTTGGTTTGGGTGAAACCAAAGAAGAGCTTGCCAAAGCAATGGATGATCTTCTAGCCCATGGTTGTGAAATTTTGACCCTGGGTCAATATCTCCAACCCACCAAAATGCATTTGGAAGTAAAGGAGTTTGTCCATCCTGATGTTTTTTCTGAATATCGAGAAATGGGGATTTCCAAGGGATTTTTATATGTTGAAAGCGGCCCGTTGGTAAGGTCGAGCTATCATGCAGAAAGACATCTGATTTAA
- a CDS encoding gliding motility-associated C-terminal domain-containing protein has translation MEKFRFGWFFGFFLLLNTAYSQQIYTVNSANDADDGVCDAVHCSLREAINASNTDGVVSEIRFNIPGAGPHTINPGGAFPDVTAAQTSILGESQAGGAGSIIVNLNFRVLGGNPFFRILGSGFYMSGVSFRNMNFDAIGDHILEFGNATIAADSGQVYNCAFYQDAATTPNTTTHSVKLTRGMDITIRKCTFGSDFTRSSILITRGMIAIGASMGLGNSYIDSCTFVTNFSCIEARSSQCLITNNLFGALDTSKVNAFLDPSYAIRLYDGGIYTMNNNFFYGQKIVGIQTNDLLRTCTISNNRFYNGTLDIELNGTSNSDYFVRNNYARDGGDFINVNAMGAYSLFLNHNSISRYSNVYVNFLDPGISQARHFNNHMTCLSGRAVLLNNANTPKPSVPVINSVNRDQIRGTGNPNDSVCVYANPSLLCPGSTCHAGFELGRTRSDATGAWTLNVAYPNRHTISAYQYPSNPADRPNIYSEFSNCYVCPGPVRTVFSPTICIGETVNFRNRTYSSTNPTDSFNVNGDGVSICDSVFIVDVKIAGGSRTEHFVNVCYQDTVSIGSVRVFEGKLADSVTLQTQNGCDSIVVVFGTIRGLFTLNQTICNTDRLTIGTEIFDKDRPTGIAILPGGSTFGCDSVIFVNLTIKNFAESNYNTAICKGQTITINGEIFSESKTTGVQTLTSGSVNGCDSVINVFVHVADPTFDFRLTLCPSDSVLIGGAGGRYFGARNPSGQFILQNGSYLGCDSIINVSLTLRTEGMGTFRAVICRTDTLTLGGQRFSSGRTMGTLRFANQSANGCDSLVNVIISILPDAVGSLDTFTCMGSTINIGGTVFSESRPNGDINLPRMSYQGCDSFLTVNVRFLPLPVSTFNPTICSKDSIRVGNQVFSILRPSGSVVIPRSPAQGCDSTIQVNLSFAAPIVPTIEVENILCQTPNTGVVQINDIGVAPGPYMISVDGQPPVSYIARMRFTGLSQGNHNLRILNSIGCDTVVNFTVNPSPILTLDLPQDTTIQLGGTVAIRPNFNFTPSLISWTPPSDLSCLDCTNPIATPQQTTTYTLKLTDSNGCEIEDQFTIFVKVPEADVYIPNVFSPNGDGVNEFFEVTFRFPDKSQLLVMRIFDRWGSLVFEQTGNGIGDQVKWDGTTKGRDLLPGVYTYALQFITEGNEPQWRHGDITIIR, from the coding sequence ATGGAAAAATTTCGTTTTGGATGGTTTTTTGGTTTCTTCTTACTCCTGAATACCGCATATTCTCAGCAAATTTATACAGTAAATTCTGCCAACGATGCAGACGATGGGGTCTGTGATGCAGTTCATTGCAGCCTGAGAGAAGCGATCAATGCCTCTAATACGGATGGCGTAGTCAGTGAAATTCGATTCAATATACCCGGGGCAGGACCACATACCATTAATCCCGGAGGAGCTTTTCCAGACGTTACGGCTGCTCAAACCAGCATTTTGGGAGAATCCCAAGCAGGAGGTGCCGGCTCGATTATCGTTAATCTCAATTTCAGGGTGTTGGGAGGCAATCCTTTCTTCAGGATTTTGGGCAGCGGGTTTTATATGAGCGGGGTGTCGTTCAGAAATATGAACTTCGATGCCATTGGTGATCATATTCTCGAATTCGGAAATGCTACCATTGCTGCAGATTCCGGACAAGTATACAATTGTGCGTTCTATCAGGATGCAGCCACAACCCCCAATACCACCACCCACTCTGTGAAGCTCACCCGCGGTATGGACATCACCATCCGAAAATGTACTTTTGGATCTGATTTTACCAGGTCATCCATCCTGATCACCCGGGGAATGATCGCAATAGGAGCCTCAATGGGACTTGGAAATTCATATATTGATTCATGCACTTTTGTTACCAATTTTTCTTGCATTGAGGCCAGAAGTTCTCAGTGTCTGATCACCAATAATCTTTTTGGGGCCCTGGACACCAGTAAGGTGAATGCCTTTCTCGATCCATCTTATGCCATCAGGTTGTATGATGGAGGAATCTACACCATGAACAACAATTTTTTCTACGGACAGAAGATTGTTGGAATCCAAACCAATGACCTTCTGAGGACCTGCACCATCTCCAATAATCGTTTTTACAACGGCACCTTGGATATAGAGTTAAATGGCACCAGCAATTCAGATTATTTTGTTAGAAACAATTATGCCAGGGACGGTGGAGATTTTATCAATGTAAACGCAATGGGTGCTTATTCGTTGTTTTTAAATCACAACAGCATTTCCAGATACTCCAATGTATATGTCAATTTTTTAGATCCCGGAATTTCGCAAGCGAGGCATTTTAACAACCACATGACCTGCCTTTCTGGCAGAGCTGTTTTGCTGAACAATGCAAACACACCAAAACCTTCTGTTCCAGTGATCAATTCTGTCAATCGGGATCAAATCAGAGGTACAGGAAATCCAAATGATTCAGTGTGTGTGTATGCCAATCCGTCTTTGTTGTGTCCCGGATCCACCTGTCATGCGGGTTTTGAATTGGGCAGAACCAGGTCTGATGCAACAGGTGCCTGGACCCTTAATGTGGCATATCCCAACAGACATACCATATCTGCTTATCAGTATCCTTCCAACCCTGCTGACAGACCCAATATTTATTCTGAATTTTCTAACTGTTATGTCTGTCCGGGACCAGTCAGAACCGTATTTTCTCCCACGATTTGTATCGGCGAAACCGTTAATTTTCGCAACCGAACTTACAGTTCAACAAATCCCACTGATTCATTCAATGTAAATGGGGATGGCGTCAGTATCTGCGATTCGGTATTTATTGTTGATGTTAAAATAGCCGGTGGTTCCAGAACAGAACATTTTGTCAATGTTTGTTATCAGGATACTGTTAGCATTGGCAGTGTTCGGGTTTTTGAAGGTAAGCTAGCTGACTCTGTTACACTTCAAACCCAAAATGGATGTGACTCCATCGTGGTCGTTTTTGGGACGATCAGAGGTTTGTTTACTTTGAATCAAACCATTTGTAATACAGATCGATTGACGATAGGAACGGAAATCTTTGACAAAGATAGACCAACAGGAATTGCCATACTTCCGGGTGGCTCGACCTTTGGTTGTGACAGCGTTATTTTTGTGAATCTGACCATTAAAAATTTTGCTGAGAGCAATTACAATACAGCCATTTGTAAAGGTCAAACCATCACAATCAATGGGGAGATTTTCAGTGAAAGCAAAACAACAGGAGTTCAAACTTTGACCAGTGGTTCTGTCAATGGATGCGACAGTGTTATCAATGTTTTTGTCCATGTGGCGGATCCCACATTTGATTTCAGACTTACATTGTGCCCCAGTGACAGCGTTTTAATTGGAGGAGCAGGTGGTCGTTATTTTGGGGCAAGAAATCCAAGCGGACAATTTATACTTCAAAATGGCTCCTATTTGGGATGCGACAGCATTATCAATGTATCGCTCACCCTTAGGACAGAAGGCATGGGTACTTTCAGAGCGGTCATTTGTCGCACGGATACCTTGACTTTGGGAGGACAGCGATTTTCTTCTGGCAGAACGATGGGTACTTTGAGATTTGCCAACCAATCGGCCAATGGCTGTGATTCTCTGGTCAACGTGATCATATCTATTTTACCGGACGCTGTGGGAAGTTTGGATACGTTTACTTGCATGGGTAGTACCATTAACATAGGAGGAACCGTTTTTTCTGAAAGCAGGCCTAACGGAGACATCAATCTACCAAGAATGTCTTATCAGGGTTGTGACAGTTTTTTGACCGTTAATGTTCGGTTTTTACCTCTTCCCGTATCTACTTTTAATCCAACCATTTGTAGTAAAGACAGTATTCGGGTTGGTAACCAGGTTTTTTCTATTCTCAGACCTTCAGGTAGTGTGGTAATACCCAGATCTCCCGCACAAGGTTGTGATTCTACCATTCAAGTCAATTTGAGTTTTGCGGCTCCGATCGTACCGACCATTGAAGTTGAAAATATTCTTTGCCAAACACCCAATACGGGTGTGGTTCAAATTAATGACATCGGTGTTGCGCCAGGACCATATATGATTTCAGTGGATGGTCAGCCTCCGGTCAGTTACATTGCAAGAATGAGATTCACAGGACTCTCCCAAGGAAATCACAATCTGAGGATCCTCAATTCCATTGGGTGCGACACAGTGGTCAATTTTACAGTCAACCCATCTCCGATTCTTACCCTGGATTTGCCCCAGGATACAACCATCCAACTTGGTGGTACGGTTGCCATTCGTCCCAATTTTAATTTTACTCCAAGTTTGATCAGCTGGACTCCACCATCGGATTTGAGTTGTCTGGATTGCACAAATCCCATAGCTACTCCGCAGCAAACCACCACTTATACGCTGAAATTGACCGATAGCAATGGATGTGAGATTGAAGATCAGTTTACCATTTTTGTTAAGGTGCCTGAGGCAGATGTATACATTCCCAATGTATTTTCACCCAATGGAGATGGGGTCAATGAATTTTTTGAAGTGACCTTCCGTTTTCCTGATAAAAGCCAATTGCTCGTCATGAGAATTTTCGATCGATGGGGCAGTTTGGTTTTTGAACAAACAGGAAATGGTATCGGCGATCAGGTCAAATGGGATGGAACCACCAAAGGGAGAGACCTTTTGCCAGGAGTATATACCTATGCATTGCAATTTATCACCGAAGGCAATGAACCACAATGGAGACATGGAGATATCACGATCATACGATGA
- a CDS encoding heavy-metal-associated domain-containing protein, whose product MALLISKTCAQSSIVRIGINGLSCSACVKSVEMQIRKLDFVTDLEMDIIGTEALILVQHKRSFELNKLVRAVYKAGFSVRDVKLKWSLSEFKLKEDGIYDWFGMQIRILNQENVLSNNEQFVQLVVKNIYPSLQESKYLENIKWRKANGINRLV is encoded by the coding sequence TTGGCATTACTGATCAGTAAGACTTGTGCCCAATCTTCTATCGTCCGAATTGGAATCAACGGATTAAGTTGTTCTGCTTGTGTAAAAAGTGTCGAAATGCAAATTAGGAAATTGGATTTCGTGACAGATCTCGAAATGGATATCATCGGAACTGAAGCGTTGATCCTCGTCCAACACAAGCGTTCTTTTGAATTAAATAAATTGGTTAGAGCGGTTTATAAAGCCGGATTTTCGGTGAGGGATGTAAAACTCAAATGGTCCCTCTCAGAATTTAAGCTGAAAGAAGATGGAATATATGATTGGTTTGGAATGCAAATTAGGATCTTAAATCAGGAGAATGTTTTATCCAACAATGAACAGTTTGTACAACTTGTGGTAAAAAATATCTACCCGAGCCTTCAAGAATCGAAATATTTAGAGAATATAAAGTGGAGAAAAGCCAATGGAATCAATCGTTTGGTCTGA